One Carassius gibelio isolate Cgi1373 ecotype wild population from Czech Republic chromosome A20, carGib1.2-hapl.c, whole genome shotgun sequence DNA segment encodes these proteins:
- the LOC127938969 gene encoding cytosolic 5'-nucleotidase 1A-like, with protein MSEIKPKEAAAADKKEAATEEKDWAAAKAHFENLKSTKPRPPKPIHAVTIAVSSRTLFDMVEERKIFVEEGVEKYVQYQQDHESEPLKPGPAFPFVKALMTVNERLRKLYPDSEELFDIVLMTNNHAQVGVRLMNSINHYDMTIERFCMTGGQSPIGYLKAYMTNLYLSKDSKKVQEAIEEGIAAATMFKPDVETQLSETQLRVAFDGDAVLFSDESEIIVKQHGLDTFFAHEKQHENKPLAQGPLKCFLEALGKLQKKFYAKNERLNCPIRTFLVTARSAASSGARVLKTLRSWGLEIDEALFLAGAPKGPLLLKIRPHIFFDDQMFHIEGAMEMGTIAAHVPYGIGQKYNKGKLIEAEKQQK; from the exons ATGAGCGAAATAAAACCAAAAGAAGCGGCTGCAGCTGACAAAAAGGAAGCTGCGACTGAGGAAAAGGACTGGGCAGCTGCTAAAGCGCactttgaaaacttaaaatcaacGAAACCGAGACCT CCCAAGCCAATACATGCAGTTACTATCGCCGTTTCTTCCCGGACCTTGTTTGATATGGTGGAGGAAAGGAAGATATTTGTGGAAGAAGGAGTGGAGAAGTATGTTCAGTATCAGCAGGACCACGAGAGTGAGCCGCTGAAACCAGGACCTGCCTTCCCTTTCGTTAAA GCACTGATGACTGTAAATGAACGACTGAGGAAGCTCTATCCTGACAGTGAAGAGCTGTTTGACATTGTTCTCATGACCAATAATCACGCCCAGGTTGGGGTGCGACTCATGAACAGCATTAACCACTATG ATATGACAATTGAGCGATTCTGCATGACTGGAGGTCAGAGCCCAATTGGATATCTCAAGGCCTACATGACTAATCTGTATCTCTCCAAAGACTCCAAGAAAGTCCAGGAGGCCATTGAGGAGG GTATAGCAGCAGCCACCATGTTTAAGCCTGATGTGGAGACTCAGCTGTCTGAGACTCAGCTGCGCGTGGCCTTCGATGGGGATGCTGTGCTCTTCTCCGATGAGTCGGAGATCATAGTGAAACAGCATGGCCTAGACACATTCTTTGCGCATGAAAAACAGCATGAGAACAAACCACTCGCACAG GGTCCTCTTAAGTGCTTTCTGGAGGCTCTTGGGAAGCTCCAGAAGAAATTCTACGCCAAAAATGAGCGACTGAACTGCCCTATCCGCACCTTCTTGGTGACGGCCAGAAGCGCGGCCAGCTCTGGGGCCCGCGTGCTCAAGACACTCAGAAGCTGGGGCCTGGAGATTGATGAGGCTTTGTTCCTTGCCGGGGCTCCTAAAGGGCCCCTGCTGCTGAAGATTCGCCCGCACATATTCTTTGATGACCAGATGTTCCACATTGAGGGAGCCATGGAGATGGGCACTATTGCTGCCCATGTACCATATGGGATAGGACAGAAATATAACAAAGGGAAGCTGATTGAAGCAGAAAAGCAGCAGAAATAA